Proteins from one Setaria italica strain Yugu1 chromosome V, Setaria_italica_v2.0, whole genome shotgun sequence genomic window:
- the LOC101774891 gene encoding uncharacterized protein LOC101774891 gives MATETATVGPYNAAAAAGKEDPTRPLAVASPTVHPEVTDGAGDEEVATTRRWRSMQYLRKRRCAIWCCGCCATTVVLLGIAALVLALTVFKVKDPVLTMNRVTLEGVDGDLGTERHPVSVNATLSADISIKNPNVASFRFARSETDFYYAGETVGVAYAPDGEVGADRTVRMNVTLDVLADRISPNVNATDLIFGQDYNLTSYTEITGRVNVLGIYKRDLDIKMNCSITLEVGAFTTVQSKSTNCVANVS, from the coding sequence ATGGCGACAGAGACAGCGACCGTAGGGCCGTAcaacgccgcggcggcggccgggaaggAGGATCCGACGAGGCCCCTCGCCGTCGCGTCCCCGACCGTCCACCCGGAGGTGACCGACGGCGCCGGGGACGAGGAGGTCGCGACCACCAGGCGCTGGCGCTCGATGCAGTACCTCCGGAAGCGCCGGTGCGCGATCtggtgctgcggctgctgcgCCACCACCGTGGTCCTCCTGGGCATCGCCGCCCTCGTGCTCGCGCTCACCGTGTTCAAGGTCAAGGACCCCGTCCTCACCATGAACCGCGTCACGCTGGAGGGCGTGGACGGCGACCTCGGCACGGAGCGGCACCCGGTGTCCGTGAACGCCACGCTCAGCGCCGACATCTCCATCAAGAACCCCAACGTGGCCTCCTTCCGGTTCGCCCGCAGCGAGACGGACTTCTACTACGCCGGGGAGACGGTCGGCGTGGCGTACGCGCCGGACGGCGAGGTCGGCGCCGACCGCACCGTGCGCATGAACGTCACGCTCGACGTGCTCGCCGACCGCATCTCGCCCAACGTCAACGCCACGGACCTCATCTTCGGCCAGGACTACAACCTCACGAGCTACACGGAGATCACCGGGAGGGTGAACGTGCTCGGCATCTATAAGAGGGACCTCGACATCAAGATGAACTGCTCCATCACGCTGGAGGTGGGGGCCTTCACCACCGTGCAGAGCAAATCCACTAACTGCGTCGCAAATGTCAGCTGA